One Mesorhizobium loti genomic window carries:
- a CDS encoding SMP-30/Gluconolaconase/LRE domain-containing protein, protein MPIQSVSPPHLVTAGLAFGESPRWHDGRLWVCNWGTGEIIAVDAEGNREIMLTVPAVLPYSIDWLPDGRLLVVSGREGLLLRQEADGRLVTHADLRGLSKSPWNEIVVDGRGNIYVNGGGPAPAAGEYFGPGTIVLITPDGAIRQVADNIAFANGMAVTADNKTLILAESHGNRLTAFDIAADGSLSNRRTWADLDGYPDGICLDAEGAVWYADVPNKHCVRVREGGEVLQTVTADRGCFACMLGGADRKTLFIAAAEWRGFEHMVSDARTGQVLSIEAPAPGAGWP, encoded by the coding sequence ATGCCGATACAATCGGTCTCCCCACCACATCTGGTCACCGCCGGCCTCGCCTTCGGGGAATCGCCGCGCTGGCATGACGGACGCCTGTGGGTCTGCAACTGGGGCACGGGCGAGATCATAGCGGTCGATGCCGAAGGCAACCGCGAAATCATGCTCACCGTACCGGCTGTCCTGCCCTATTCCATCGACTGGCTGCCGGATGGACGGCTGCTGGTCGTCTCAGGCCGCGAAGGTTTGCTGCTGCGGCAGGAAGCCGATGGCAGGCTCGTCACTCATGCCGATCTGCGCGGCCTGTCGAAAAGCCCGTGGAACGAGATCGTCGTCGACGGGCGCGGCAACATCTATGTCAATGGTGGCGGGCCGGCGCCGGCTGCTGGCGAGTATTTCGGCCCGGGCACCATCGTGCTGATCACGCCGGACGGCGCGATACGGCAAGTGGCCGACAACATCGCCTTTGCCAACGGCATGGCGGTGACTGCGGACAACAAGACCCTGATCCTTGCCGAATCCCACGGCAACCGGCTGACCGCCTTCGATATCGCCGCCGACGGCAGCCTCTCCAACCGGCGCACCTGGGCCGATCTCGACGGCTATCCCGACGGCATCTGCCTCGATGCCGAAGGCGCGGTCTGGTACGCGGATGTTCCCAACAAGCACTGCGTGCGGGTGCGCGAAGGCGGCGAGGTGCTGCAGACCGTCACCGCCGATCGCGGCTGCTTTGCCTGCATGCTGGGCGGCGCGGACAGGAAAACGCTGTTCATCGCCGCCGCCGAGTGGCGCGGCTTCGAGCACATGGTCAGCGACGCCCGCACCGGCCAGGTGCTCAGCATCGAAGCGCCGGCACCTGGCGCCGGCTGGCCCTAG
- a CDS encoding ABC transporter ATP-binding protein, which translates to MAEKTVSADTSTLTTLRNLWPYMWPADRADLRARVTWATLLLVVAKLTLVTGPYFFKWATDALAGGSRTPPPLPSFLLAPVMLVIAYNVLRLVQLGFNQLRDALFARVGQHAVRQLAFRTFVHMHQLSLRFHLERRTGGLSRIIERGTKGIETIVRFIMLNTAPTILEFALTAGIFGFTYGWKYVAVVAITVWLYVWFTVKASDWRISIRRDMNDSDTDANTKAIDSLLNFETVKYFTNEAMEADRFDRSMARYEIAATKTWTSLGWLNFGQGVIFGIGTVVVMCMSALEVQAHTQTVGDFVFINAMLVQLSVPLNFIGFIYREIRQGLTDIEHMFDLLDVPQEIVDKPDAKPLTVGAGKVEFRDVHFSYDPNRKILKGVSFEVPAGKTVAIVGPSGAGKSTISRLLFRFYDVQAGQVLIDGQDIRDVTQDSLRAALGMVPQDTVLFNDTIAYNIRYGRVGASEEEVRKAAELAQIGPFIEKLPDGYKSMVGERGLKLSGGEKQRVAIARTILKAPPILMLDEATSALDSHTEQEIQAALDLVSKGRTTIVIAHRLSTVISADEIIVLKDGQIAERGTHVELMRKHGLYASMWDRQREATEAEERLRLAREGDELGVIVRRRTSEVN; encoded by the coding sequence GTGGCCGAAAAAACCGTCTCCGCCGACACCTCAACCCTTACCACATTGCGCAACCTCTGGCCCTATATGTGGCCAGCCGACCGTGCCGATCTCAGGGCGCGCGTCACCTGGGCAACGCTGCTGCTGGTCGTCGCCAAGCTGACGCTGGTTACCGGTCCCTATTTCTTCAAATGGGCAACGGATGCGCTGGCGGGCGGCTCCAGAACACCGCCGCCGCTGCCGTCGTTCCTGCTTGCCCCGGTGATGCTGGTCATCGCCTACAATGTGCTGAGGCTGGTCCAGCTTGGCTTCAACCAGTTGCGCGACGCGCTGTTTGCCCGCGTCGGCCAGCATGCGGTGCGCCAGCTCGCCTTCCGAACCTTCGTTCACATGCACCAGCTGTCGCTGCGCTTCCATCTGGAGCGCCGCACCGGCGGCCTGTCGCGCATCATCGAGCGCGGCACCAAGGGCATCGAGACGATCGTGCGCTTCATCATGCTCAACACCGCGCCGACCATTCTCGAATTCGCGCTGACCGCCGGCATCTTCGGCTTTACCTATGGCTGGAAATATGTGGCCGTGGTGGCGATCACCGTCTGGCTTTATGTATGGTTCACGGTCAAGGCCAGCGACTGGCGCATCTCGATCCGTCGCGACATGAACGACAGCGACACCGACGCCAACACCAAGGCGATCGACTCCCTGCTCAATTTCGAGACCGTCAAGTATTTCACCAACGAGGCCATGGAAGCCGACCGCTTCGACCGCTCGATGGCGCGCTATGAGATCGCCGCCACCAAGACCTGGACCTCGCTCGGCTGGCTGAACTTCGGCCAGGGCGTCATCTTCGGCATTGGTACGGTCGTCGTCATGTGCATGTCGGCGCTGGAAGTGCAGGCCCACACGCAGACGGTCGGCGATTTTGTCTTCATCAATGCCATGCTGGTGCAGCTTTCCGTGCCGCTCAACTTCATCGGCTTCATCTACCGCGAAATCCGGCAAGGCTTGACCGATATCGAGCACATGTTCGACCTGCTCGACGTGCCGCAGGAGATCGTCGACAAGCCGGACGCCAAGCCGCTCACCGTCGGCGCGGGCAAGGTCGAGTTCCGCGACGTGCATTTCTCCTATGATCCGAACCGCAAGATCCTGAAGGGTGTTTCCTTCGAGGTGCCAGCCGGCAAGACGGTAGCCATTGTCGGGCCGTCGGGTGCCGGCAAGTCGACCATTTCGCGCCTGCTGTTCCGCTTCTACGACGTGCAGGCCGGCCAGGTGCTGATCGACGGCCAGGACATCCGGGATGTCACCCAGGACAGTTTGCGCGCGGCACTTGGCATGGTGCCGCAGGACACGGTGCTGTTCAACGACACCATCGCCTACAACATCCGCTACGGCCGCGTCGGCGCGAGCGAGGAGGAGGTGCGCAAGGCTGCCGAACTCGCCCAGATCGGGCCGTTCATCGAAAAGCTGCCAGACGGCTACAAGTCGATGGTCGGCGAGCGCGGGCTGAAGCTGTCCGGCGGCGAGAAGCAGCGCGTGGCGATCGCCCGCACCATCCTGAAAGCGCCGCCGATCCTGATGCTCGACGAAGCCACCTCGGCGCTGGACAGCCACACCGAGCAGGAGATCCAGGCCGCGCTTGATCTCGTCAGCAAGGGCCGCACCACCATCGTCATTGCCCACCGCCTGTCGACTGTGATTTCCGCCGACGAGATCATCGTGCTGAAGGACGGCCAGATCGCCGAGCGCGGCACCCATGTCGAGCTGATGCGCAAGCACGGCCTCTATGCATCAATGTGGGATCGCCAGCGCGAGGCGACCGAAGCCGAGGAGCGGCTGCGCCTCGCCCGCGAGGGCGACGAACTCGGCGTCATCGTTCGCCGGCGGACCTCGGAGGTAAATTGA